A window from Hemicordylus capensis ecotype Gifberg chromosome 2, rHemCap1.1.pri, whole genome shotgun sequence encodes these proteins:
- the LOC128343760 gene encoding uncharacterized protein LOC128343760 — protein MQNPSSAAKRAEKGDRVPNPNRNNPKLGSSRLVSFYLAKLLQAGPQTPSAHQLQGGAGVLVDFSPPPPRPACPSIFVWQASPRNEPRSPCQECLLCAHPGGEAAGGGAGSRTAGGRTRGAATSRLLGASSNQGSPSDFCAGASAGEPRGGNRLLRSARQLGASEAATKPAGAAPASPPSRAPLPARAAAARSASAGMHDSSRQPSPAQEASSPRLSSPAAAAAQTSPAAEGAVFQRWSLSQAYLVMLPVVKPGTSFMQSGLPATKRRPHFHHKAPWDETGWELS, from the exons AGAGCAGAGAAAGGCGACCGAGTTCCAAACCCAAACCGCAACAATCCCAAACTGGGCTCCTCGAGGCTGGTCAGTTTCTACCTGGCCAAGCTGCTCCAGGCTGGACCCCAAACGCCCTCTGCCCATCAGCTCCAAGGCGGGGCGGGGGTGCTGGtggatttctctccccccccgccccgccccgcgtGCCCCTCAATTTTCGTGTGGCAAGCCTCACCCCGCAACGAGCCCCGCTCCCCCTGCCAAGAATGCCTCCTCTGCGCCCATCCAGGcggggaggcggcgggggggggagctgggtCCAGGACCGCGGGGGGCAGGACACGGGGGGCAGCCACCTCTCGGCTCCTCGGGGCGTCTTCCAACCAGGGAAGCCCCTCCGACTTTTGTGCCGGCGCATCGGCCGGTGAGCCGCGCGGAGGGAATCGGCTGCTGCGCTCTGCGAGGCAGTTGGGCGCCTCCGAGGCGGCCACGAAGCCCGCCGGAGCGGCACCCGCCAGCCCGCCCTCCCGCGCGCCCCTACCTgcccgcgccgccgccgcccgctccGCGTCTGCTGGAATGCATGActcgtcccggcagcccagcccGGCGCAGGAAGCCTCCTCGCCtcgcctctcctctcctgctgctgccgctgcacaGACGTCCCCGGCGGCGGAGGGGGCGGTTTTTCAAAG atggagtctttcccaggcctacctagtGATGCTGCCAGTGgttaaacctgggacctccttCATGCAGAGTGGGTTACCTGCCACTAAACGACGGCCTCATTTCCATCATAAAGCACCATGGGATGAAACGGGCTGGGAACTCAGCTGA